The genomic DNA TACACACTTCTTGGtcaataaatgtattactgctctgtgtgtccagTAATGCATACAACAAGGTTTCTgggctgttttttgttgcacAAGAGAGCCACACCGGAACAATCATTGAAGTACGATCACTATTGTCCACTCTCACGCTGAGAGTGGAAGCTCTTTCCTCAGTTGGTGGTGCTGCTGCTCTTTCTTCTTTATGACGTTCTTCATGAAGCGGAGAGGGATGGCTCCGCTTGCAAATATTGCAAGTGGCTCTGTTTCGACAGTTTTTAGAGATATGGCCGACTCTGAGGCAACCAAAGCACATGTTGTTGTTAAAGACAAATTGTTTCTTTTCCTCCAGAGGCATTGCTGcaaatttttcacatttatatatGAAGTGATCTTGTTGACAACAGATACATTCtatttgccttttattttgAGTGGCCAGAGGACTGGTTTTGGAACCCTTGTCACATTCTGATGCACTTGAGTTCTTTGtagtgggttttgttttttgagacaCCATGGTTGATGCCACCAGGGCGCTGGCTTTGAGGCGCTTCTGTTCCCTCCCAAGTTTTTCATCTGAATATTTTAGTGCATGAAGGGAGGAAATCGGATTGCATGCAACGCGTGCCTCCTCTGCCACGAAGTCTGAGAATTCCTCGAAACCTGGATATGGCTTCCCTTCATCCAGTGCTTTAGTGACATACCGGTTCCATCTGGTTGTTGCCCAGTCAGAAAGTTTCTGTAGTAGCTTTTGATTTTCTTCACAATCATCTAAAATCTTTAGACCTTGTACATGGGGCATTGCATTCTTGCAGGAGATGAGGAAATCACTAAACTCCCTTAGTTTAATAGATTCTCTTGGACCAATTTTTGGCCAGCTATTCAGCTTTCCCCGGAATGCTCTTTGGACTACGAAAGAGTGGCCATAGCGTTTGTTCAGGGCATCCCAAGCCTGTGTGTACGCTTCCTCATCACTTCTataaaatgttccttctaaCACACAAAGTGCTTCCCCACctatgtattttttcaaatagAACAGTCTATGCGCTGGATTTGTACAGCTTGTTTCGATTAAAGCTTTGAAACAGGTGCTCCATTCAGTGTATTTAAGTGGGTCGCCAGTGAACATGAATGGCTCTGGTGCTGGAAGTCTAGTCATTGCCAGGGATTCTTTTAATGCTTCAACCAGTGAGGTGTCATTTGCCTTTGGCTCTGGTTTGCTTCCAAAGCAAGGAGGGACTGGAGCACTTTGGGGACCTTGGGCGCATGGAGTGCTGCTATGCTGCTTCGGAAGCTGACTTGGAGGCAAAGTGATTTTTACTTCAGTATTTCCTATTTCAGCATTCCATTTTGATTCCTCTTCAACATACACCTTGTATTCAGCCTCTATGGCTTCAAGGTCCCTTTGATCTTCCAGCATTTTTAACCTCTCTTGCTGGGCTAGCACCTCCTTCTTCTGGGTGGAGATTTCTCTTTCCCTGTTTAATTCAGCACGTTTTGATGCCAAACGTGCCGCTACATCTGTCTTCTTTACTGACACATAGCTTCCTTGCTGACTACTCTGCCCAGCTCTTGACACAGTTGATCCATAAACTGACCTAGCATCTTCTCTTTGGAGTAACTGGCGGAGCTCCTCTTTAGCAGCCACTGCATCAAACTCCTTGCTACCAGCTTCTGTGTAACGCCTTTTCAGAAGTGCAGTTATTTCAGTAGTAACTGAGGTGCAGCTATCCATTTTCCTTCTTATATCTTGGGATGGGACAGTCAGTGCACGCAAAGACTCATATACTTGTTTTAGTTCTGACTCATAATTTTCTACAGCTATGATCATTTCACTTAACTCAGTTTTAGCGTGTTCTTCTTTAAGTTTAGATCTTATTAACTGAACCTCTGCTTTGAAGTTTACATATGTCAACATaaactttctttccttttttgttaTCTCTTCCTTTTTGAACTCCAGCATTTTTTCTGTTGGGCGTCTCACCCTTTCTGATCGCCTCACCTCTTGTTCAACCTGAGATGATGACTTCTGGAGCCCTACTCTTTGTACTTCAAGATCTGCATAAATTTCACCTATGCGGtcttctattttttgtttttctgtttcttccaTTTCAGTTTCTAATTTTTCCTCCAATTGTGCCTTCTCAACTTCTAGAGACAGAATTATTTGCTCTAGTGTACCAGTTTCTGATGCAGGCCTATTttggtacatttttttttttttttgatgaactACTTTGAAACAATActattgaaatattaatgatGAAAAGCAAACAGGGAAATACACACTATCAATTATTAAACAGGCTACACACATTCGATCAACTTACAAAATTATCAAAAtgcaattttcattttctgcaagAAATATTATTATATCAACTAAGAAAGAACACTATTTCCAGACTTAGAAGATACAGTCTGACCTGGTATCCCAAAGGTGACTTATTGCTATGTTATTGTCCAAAGGAGTCACAACGTTGCCACCTTGTGGCTGTCCTTGGCAGCTGCAGCACCGTCGTCTTATTGCACTTTGGTTCCACCTCCGCGCTGGATTTGGGCGATCGCGTCAAAGAATGGTGGGATATGCAGGCAGATCTTCCACGTGGAGTACGATGATGGAGTCTTTGAAGGGACGCACGCAGGCCTTGCTCTATCTTTGCAGGAACGCTGGCGAATCTCGTCACTCCGATGGCTACGTTTTTCACTATAACTGCTCCCAAAGGTCCTTTTCTTTAGAACAGACACCCACGCATCGACTGATGTTCACGTCTgaagttttattgttttctttcgtCGGCAAACACCGTGAAAAACGTGTGCGCCTTGTGACCAAACTCAAGGAGTAGTTACATTCACTTTCACACCCTCTCTTCTTTGCTCTTCGTTTCTCTTGCttttcatttataaaacaaCCTTCCTTGTGCGGCTCCCAACAGTTCAAACATCTCTGCCGTTCTCGAATGTTTCGACCAATCCACAGTACTCTCAATTAACGCAACTGACTCACGTGACCACAGTATGCTGTCTATGCAAAGGAACTTACACATTTGAACAGTAGGTGTCGCTACTACACAAGATCACAAGAAACCAAACCTTATATTTtccaaacattacaaacaaaatgattgcacaaCACCAATCACAATAATCATTAAATTCTTTCCATATTACTCTGCACTTTAAATAATCAGAAAGTCAGGGGACAGCTACATAAGCTAAATAATGTTTGTTACAAAAATACACCCTCCCTGCAATCTTAATCAATTAGCTGGTTACAGTGCTAAATATCACTGGCTAGTTATCATTTCAACATGTCCAtcagaaaacatacatttcatCATAGCTGATAGAAATCGGTTTTTATATAGGCTACTTTGACCGATGACGTTTCCTTCATGGTTCAAACGCTCCCGTGGTCATACTACGCATTGCCTGCTGACCGACCGCAGGAAACACCCAGACTCGTTTCAGCGCGGCGTCCTTTCACTCCAGCGGGGAGATGGCCAGCCAGTCCCAGGGAATCCAACAACTGTTACAGGCAGAAAAACGGGCGGCGGAGAAGGTCGGGGAAGCCCGAAAACGTAAGTTTTAATTCGAGTGTTATATTGTGGTAAGACGGCTAACGTCAGCTGTAGCGTAGGAAGCCCAGCTCCATGGACTCCCATTTTTTCCCGGACCAGAACCAATTGTGCAGCTACACAGCCAGACTTAGACAGATTGCTTGCGAATGGAGAGTTTTTGTAGCTGTTGTCCTTTGACATTGAATTTCAAAGTTAATGTTTCTCAGCTTGTAATTTGTGCGTTTGAATTATACCTGAATTAGCAGAGTATATTGGTAGGATAGCCTATGGGCTGTAAATTAGTCTGATCTTTTGGTTTTCAACGGTTCGACGGTTAATTGTGTTAGGTAGTAGGCTAAATAAAATAACGCTATGTCACTGAAATGGCCTAATGCAATTTGTCGCAAAGCCATATCCTATATCATGTAGGCTATCCCATAATGATATGTTCGTGTATGTTCAGCATCAGCTCATAGCGGAGAGCTGGCCATTGATTGTGCGTAAAATAGCCTCCTATCGTATGATGCTGGTCAAATGAACTGTAATAGTCTTGTAGAATACATGGTTGCCGTGAAATAAACCATTTATTGCTATGCCATTAGGTTCACTGGTTACGTAGCTTCCTCAAATACGTAGACTACCAGCTGTGCCCCATCTGAACGCGAAACCGAAAATCTTTGGATTACAGGCTCAGTACTTTAATTACCTGCTTCACTACACTACTGTGGACCCAATATGGGCTGCGCTGTGGGACATTGGGAAGAATGAAAACGAGTTGGGGATGAGTGTCCTGATGTTATGCCATTTTACCACAATCTATACAGTGCGCATTACACAGCATAATGTGTCACTCGCTGTAGGATTGTGCACGTGAGGAACGTCTCGCAGTAGCGTCTGGATGTGAAATGACACTTAAGTTCCTCAGCAGCGTGCTGAGCCTGGCCTTCGCACTTGCACCTATGGGCTACTCCTTTCccgtccattttgttttctatttgttttgAGAAACTTTGTAATGAGCCCCTTTTTCTATATTTCCCTACTGGAAATGCCGAACTACGTAAGCTCGTCCTAGAGATTCCCACAACTCAGACCGTCATACCTCTCCTTTAGAATGTGTTCCTGTGCCACTCTGTCTCTTTTCCGTTTTAAGACATAAATTCCTCTTTCCACATGCCATTTCCCCTTTTGGCTGTTCTTAGCTTGTGACAGGGGCtgactcagtgctgtgtgtgcctgtgcgatgtgcctgtgtttgtgccgGCATTCGTGTAGGTAAGACCCGTCGCCTGAAGCAGGCCAAGGAGGAGGCCCATGCGGAGATAGAGCAGCACCGTGTGCAGAGGGAGAAGGAGTTCAAAACCAAAGAAGCTGTGGTGAGTCTCGCCGCATGGGGGCGCTGCAATCTATGGCGCAAATATATTCTGCCatataatacatttgcaaactgAAATTCAGAATTACTTGCTTATATTTAACAGTGGTTCCAATTTGTGTTCCTGGACACAAAAGAGCAATGAGGTCATATTAAAAATGGCTCTCTGGTTGTTTGGACCGTAAAAAGGGGGTGTTGAAAAGGTGTCTTCTTCTTCAGGCCCTGGGTTCCCATGGTAACTCAGCAGTGGAGGTGGACAAGGAAACTGTGGACAAGATGGGACACATCCAGGGCAGCTACAAGCAGAACCGTGAAGCCGTCCTGGGTAACCTGCTGAAGATGGTGTGCGACATCAAGCCAGAGATCCACGCTAATTACCGCACAGCTGGATAGAACTCCACCCTGCCAAACTAGTGCTCCCGGGGCATTCTGGGATAAATACTACTGTTGTAGTTGTACAACAATTGCATACCTTACTAGGATAGTCATACTTGTTAACAAAATCGCTTATTATGATTCGTTTCTTCTAACATCCCACTTGGTATCTTATTTATCTGTAAATActaacaattaaaaacaaggttTTAATGGCTAGCCAACCGCAGCCACTCATTAGAATTTGATGCAGTTTTGATGCAGTTGGCCATCCCTCAGTCTAGGTAACATACATGCTTACTAATTAAGTAATAAAGACAAGGTGAATATGGTTAATAATGAGCCAGTGATCGTTATTGCTGCCTATGTGAAAGGTAAACTTGTAACGGGGGCCTGGCTGCCTGTGGAGTAGTTTGGATTCTGTGCGTTATTCTATGCAATGTAGTGCTGTCATCTTTATTTGTGTAAGAGGTTTTAGTCACTTTTTTTGGGATTATCCTGGGCAGACTGATCAGAACACAATATTAACACAGTTCATGGCAGCATTTGGTTTGCACTGCAAGTCTTTGAGGAACAGAATTACAATTACAGTCAGAATTACATTCTCTAAACCCACACCTCACCCGTATAGTGGCCATTTCACTGCAAAATAACAGTAATTTAACATTGTGGTGCTTTGTTTACTGAATAAAACTGTTGAAAACAACTTGATGTGTCACTGTTGGCTGAGCGAAATTCTACTTCCCCTCTTAATATACTGGTGAATACGCTGAGACCTGACTGGAGTTGAAGGTAGGGACGTTCGACTTGGACACGCACGCTCCAGGTCCCACGTCTCTGAAAATCACGCTTCTGCGTCAATAAAACTGCCTTACGTTCGCTTGCCCCCTCGCACTGACAATCTCACATAGTGTTTTCCCCTTGTTTGTCTAAATGCTTGCTAGACGGTGACAGTGGTCACTTTTTTCATGGTCGTTTTGCTGTTGCACGGAGAAATATGGTTGGGGACACGTGCACCAGTAAACGTGGCCTGGCAGCGCCCCTGGTTGATGGATAATTAccttaaaataacacaggaacAAACATGTACCCTGGACGACCTGAAGATGAAACCGTATTTCGGAAGAAGGTTGATGCTGCTGTCAGGTTAATTTCACTTTCtgctatttgtttgtttttgattgtCCCGGGTAGTTTTGAGTTTCTGACGACCTGTTGGTTGCTATTTGGGTATTCAGATGTGTGGTCTAAGAAATCGTTATATTTGTGAATAAAtgcaagaaaaatatttttaatatatgtaCAGGCTCTGGAAACATAATGTCAATGTACAAGCTACATTGGAGTGACTTGAAGTGTTTTTTGTATAGCTCCCAAGTGCCCAATACCATCATAAGCCGTTTGGTCGTCTTATAAACATCCTTATCTAAAATATTCTTCACCGCGCATGAAACTcaaccaattaaaaaatatggactcaaacagaaaaattaactTTCCTTTTACTGACATGTATGGTGCTGTTGTCGTTCACTCTGTATTACCCTAGAGGTCGCTATAAGAGTAGGCAAAAACTGGTTACTTGGCCGGTGGATTCTGAATTGAATATCGTAAATCCTCatattgtggccggggtcttttatttacttaggctgcacaaagcacaggcctttatttggggcaggcttgtattcgaggcaggcctttatttcttattaggcttctgttgtagaattttattcttagaaataaagtaaaaggctacacttaaagtgggccaacactgttcaacacttcctgtaaccgtttagaaatcaattagtgtaggctaatcaggaacaccgtttggtacgTCATAGTATCAGtattaacagacttagtttattgcaaatattctcaaacacaataaatcacatgcaagtccagaatccataaaataacaacttgccagacacgccttcatgaacaataacaaattagcgtagataacagcaagttttattgtgagacatgcgtttcattttgagcagcataccggtaggctatcaaaagattttcgctttggtttgggatttaatttacttttggactgtttgattctattgctaaatgttgggactgatgggcactgaaatatggggggtatttgatggttcactgttaagttttatgtagttgaaagagtgtcgggatttccacccgtctgtttgcgagccaaggcagccgctttcattcattcattgaacgtgcgctgtgctgtaaatacacttattgcgtagccaagtagcctaaattgactTAATTTCTAATTTTGcctgtaggctggaatgcctcgcggcaacgactgtgtttaaatgtatactgcttcagcctttggcaagctactcagaagggggcgtgttggagagcaacgtgttggagacccatggtgtaggacaacgacttttcattggcaacagtattaaaccaaccaacaatataaaatattaagaagagctcttttatttaattgagttaaatcgaaacaatgtcttctagtgctcatggactgatagccctactggtaggcaatattaccccggcttgtatttgggggccggcctttatttgtcggaatcgaccacgcccccggctattatccgaggcccggcttcaaatagaatcccggacacaatttgaggatttacgggtATGCTTTAAAATATCATATAATCTGCTCACTGCCGCTATCAAATAACAATGATTAGGCTGTTATTTCCGTAATGTTTTTTCTCAGCGAAGTGTGTGGAAACCTTAGATGGAATAAGAACCAACATGCACTTGCTAGTCTTTAGGCTTTCAGTTCCTTATTTGCATTTTGGTAAACCTAAATCTATTGCGAAAGTGTTCGTGTGAGTGACTGTAACTTTCATTATGAAAGCGACACTTCATTGCTGCACGTCCTATAATCAGTCTGTTAGCTAAATGAATTCCGGTCATTTTCAGACATCCatgttgaaaatattatttttttaaatgtccataGGCAGTATCTGTGGAGCCAGTGTTCTTAATGCATTCACTACCTGCTTATCATCAGTGCTAATGTCTTAGAGTGAGGATAAGATTGAGATACTTTGAGGTGGCCCCAAATCACAAACCGTACTAATAAAGCAAAGTGGTTGGGAGTCTGCGAGTAATTTTAGACTGAGACCTATGTTTTAAACCTCCAATGGGACAGTGGCCAAGGCatctttctttcatttaagaAATAGAGCCAAAGTCACTCTTTTTAACACAACAAATTCAGAAAAGCTGATACATACTTTCATATCCGGTCGCATGGACTATTGTAATGCTTTGTTTACTGGTCTGTCTAAAACAATTGATAAACTAAGAACTATTCAGAAAGCTGCAGCCAGAATTTTTATTAAAACCACGGAGAAAATGCACTCCTGTCCTTTTTGTATTACATTGGCTCCATGTGTTTATTTTAAGGTCCGTTTGCCTTAAGGGCTTAATAC from Conger conger chromosome 12, fConCon1.1, whole genome shotgun sequence includes the following:
- the atp6v1g1 gene encoding V-type proton ATPase subunit G 1; protein product: MASQSQGIQQLLQAEKRAAEKVGEARKRKTRRLKQAKEEAHAEIEQHRVQREKEFKTKEAVALGSHGNSAVEVDKETVDKMGHIQGSYKQNREAVLGNLLKMVCDIKPEIHANYRTAG